The Candidatus Cloacimonadota bacterium genome contains a region encoding:
- a CDS encoding HAMP domain-containing histidine kinase: protein MLDTGINPESDNLLAEFGRFVKKEVKTIPIGLDYLRLKLLHILNENIISSDYLKLKANFNQKSRKVSDYAMAFDLAAQLVQNMNEKMVIDKILTTINILFAPDELHYLCFQQNQPKKLYLKNGLEISDNKIWNELSGIKKKYQWLESGNGFIITIKSTNDVLGILRINNLAFPQYKEHYLNLGLFLSNVCGLAIENARSFQLIQEQQKQLLKNLNKIKDSEKKLKISSERLKILNKIIRHDLSNDFIVIKSAINIFKQTKNKKMLEEIEKRTTKSLNAIADYRRYETFIESNTDLIEIQISEVVNELIYEFSDVNIDIEGDCKVYADDGLYSVFKNLFSNSILHGKATRISIKISDSTYTCIIKFMDNGTGVPDKIKKKIFDEGFFYGKSGHTGIGLHIVKKTIESYGGSISVEDNEPSGVVFVIRLRKVIS from the coding sequence TTGCTTGATACAGGCATCAATCCTGAAAGTGATAATTTATTGGCTGAATTTGGCCGCTTCGTTAAAAAAGAGGTGAAAACTATCCCCATTGGACTCGATTATCTGCGATTGAAACTTTTACATATCTTGAATGAAAATATCATCAGCTCCGATTATTTGAAGTTAAAAGCAAATTTTAATCAGAAGAGTAGAAAAGTTTCAGATTATGCCATGGCTTTCGATTTAGCTGCTCAGCTTGTTCAGAATATGAATGAAAAAATGGTGATTGATAAAATCCTGACGACAATAAACATTCTATTTGCACCGGATGAACTTCATTATTTGTGCTTTCAGCAAAATCAGCCCAAAAAACTGTACTTAAAAAACGGATTGGAAATTTCAGATAATAAAATTTGGAATGAATTATCGGGTATAAAAAAGAAATATCAATGGTTAGAATCTGGAAATGGTTTCATTATTACAATCAAGTCCACAAATGACGTTCTTGGAATTCTCAGAATTAATAATCTTGCCTTTCCGCAATATAAAGAACATTATCTGAATCTCGGTTTGTTTCTAAGTAACGTGTGCGGATTAGCGATCGAAAATGCCAGATCTTTCCAACTTATTCAGGAGCAACAGAAACAACTACTAAAAAATTTAAACAAGATTAAGGATAGTGAGAAAAAACTAAAAATAAGCAGTGAACGGTTAAAAATATTGAATAAAATTATTCGGCACGATCTTTCTAATGATTTTATTGTTATCAAAAGTGCTATTAATATTTTCAAACAAACAAAAAACAAAAAGATGCTTGAAGAGATAGAAAAAAGAACCACAAAAAGTTTAAATGCTATTGCAGATTACCGAAGATATGAAACTTTTATAGAGTCAAATACAGATTTGATAGAAATTCAAATTAGTGAAGTGGTTAATGAATTAATTTACGAGTTTTCGGATGTTAATATCGATATTGAAGGAGATTGCAAAGTATATGCTGATGATGGATTATACTCCGTTTTCAAGAATCTTTTTTCGAATTCTATCTTGCACGGTAAAGCCACACGCATTTCGATAAAAATTTCGGACAGCACCTATACCTGCATTATCAAGTTTATGGATAACGGTACAGGTGTTCCGGATAAGATCAAAAAGAAAATCTTTGATGAAGGATTCTTCTACGGTAAATCCGGTCATACAGGGATTGGATTGCATATTGTAAAGAAAACGATAGAAAGTTATGGCGGTTCCATTTCTGTTGAAGATAATGAACCAAGCGGAGTT